The following coding sequences lie in one Pseudoxanthomonas sp. SE1 genomic window:
- a CDS encoding flagellar brake protein, whose translation MTEPSDAPLADPVRYDEEEKYLVHGEYEIRQILQSLIAKRALVSGCAMPRNHTFPTSIIEVLEDEDGVLIDGSASETINRSIEEASHVTCVSRLDRIHVQFKLYDLQRVQKDGQVAFRASLPESILRLQRREFYRLQVPVTQPMECAVAERHPDGEITYRNYRVLDISGGGIALAVQAEEPTLRPYKEFPGSLLHLPDSGPLCVRLMVKSLHRQLSQNGTESWRAGCQFTDMPRGGDALIQRYIFRLERQRSARERGAA comes from the coding sequence ATGACCGAGCCCAGCGACGCCCCTCTGGCCGATCCCGTCAGGTACGACGAAGAAGAAAAGTACCTGGTGCATGGCGAATACGAGATCCGGCAGATCCTGCAGTCGCTGATCGCCAAGCGCGCGCTCGTCAGTGGTTGCGCGATGCCGCGCAACCACACCTTCCCCACCTCCATCATCGAGGTGCTGGAGGACGAAGACGGCGTGCTGATCGACGGCAGCGCATCCGAGACCATCAACCGCAGCATCGAGGAAGCGAGCCACGTCACCTGCGTGTCGCGACTCGACCGCATCCACGTGCAGTTCAAGCTCTACGACCTGCAACGCGTGCAGAAGGACGGCCAGGTGGCGTTCCGTGCCTCGCTGCCGGAAAGCATCCTGCGCCTGCAGCGACGCGAGTTCTACCGCCTGCAGGTGCCGGTGACCCAGCCCATGGAGTGCGCCGTCGCCGAGCGTCATCCCGATGGCGAGATCACCTACCGCAATTACCGCGTGCTGGACATCAGCGGCGGCGGCATCGCGCTGGCCGTGCAGGCCGAAGAACCCACGCTTCGCCCCTACAAGGAATTCCCCGGCAGCCTGCTCCACCTGCCCGACAGCGGCCCGCTGTGCGTGCGCCTGATGGTCAAGAGCCTGCACCGCCAGCTCAGCCAGAACGGCACCGAAAGCTGGCGCGCCGGCTGCCAGTTCACCGACATGCCGCGCGGCGGCGATGCGCTGATCCAGCGCTACATCTTCCGGCTGGAACGCCAGCGCAGTGCCCGCGAACGCGGCGCGGCGTGA
- a CDS encoding methyl-accepting chemotaxis protein, whose amino-acid sequence MSSIPSRSTSRSIATRVMFGTAVVALLAFGVAAAASYLRSSQALLAGARATMEGLANQEAQRISGELTRAFDGNDALAHALLAQRAGDGISRTAASAIFKRQLEAHPEWVGVGTLWEPDAFDGKDADHMAAEGHDDTGRFMSYWAWSDGAPLQEALRDYEVPGAGDWYLRPRELKRPVVAEPYTYKIAGKDVLMTTLSTPILQDGDYLGVMTVDFALQSLQERIAKLTPMDAGFVRLLTPAGVVIADKDAASVGKPYAGAHAADVIKQVGAGKPVFREAIDAAGETVMEAYVPLQIGAAHEHFALGVVVPRAVLMREARAVLWTVVAVGALGAALLCGAVFWLLRRQVGVPLARAVRVADDIASGKLDSQIDVGRDDEIGTLMKAMRSMQGNLRERIERDAVVAKESLRIRTALEDVTTNVMIADADRTIVYANRPLMKMLADVEQDLRRDLPAFDVRTVIGSSIDIFHKKPEHQSRMLAQLQGTHRAQISVGGRIMQLIINPVTDGEGQRIGYVVEWADRTNEVMVEQEVTRIVQDAARGDLSGRITETGKQGFLLALSQQVNGLLATIAGSVDSVSGVLRSLSKGDLTARMEGDFHGVFATMRDDANATVAQLTDIVGRIQDASTSINTAAGEIASGNSDLSRRTEQQAANLEETAASMEELTSTVRQNAESARQANQLAIGAAGVASQGGEVVSKVVSTMTDIEQSSKKIAEIISVIDGIAFQTNILALNAAVEAARAGEQGRGFAVVASEVRTLAQRSANAAKEIKGLIENSVDKVADGSALVHQAGATMGEIVASVQRVTDIMAEISAASQEQSAGIEQVNQTITQMDETTQQNAALVEEATAAARSMEEQAQALAEAVSTFRLDGHGRVARLVHERVTRIAAGTAPRGVTEPHPY is encoded by the coding sequence ATGTCATCCATTCCCTCCCGATCCACCTCCCGCAGCATCGCCACGCGCGTGATGTTCGGCACCGCCGTGGTGGCCCTGCTCGCCTTCGGCGTTGCCGCCGCGGCAAGCTACCTGCGCAGCAGCCAGGCGTTGCTGGCCGGGGCGCGGGCCACCATGGAGGGCCTCGCGAACCAGGAGGCGCAACGCATCTCGGGCGAACTCACCCGCGCCTTCGATGGCAACGACGCGCTCGCGCATGCGCTGCTCGCCCAGCGCGCAGGCGACGGCATCAGCCGCACCGCCGCCAGCGCCATCTTCAAGCGCCAGTTGGAAGCGCACCCGGAATGGGTCGGCGTCGGCACGTTGTGGGAGCCGGATGCCTTCGACGGCAAGGACGCGGACCACATGGCCGCCGAAGGCCACGACGACACCGGTCGCTTCATGAGCTACTGGGCCTGGAGCGATGGCGCTCCCCTGCAGGAAGCCCTGCGCGACTATGAAGTCCCCGGTGCCGGCGACTGGTACCTGCGCCCGCGCGAGCTCAAGCGTCCGGTAGTCGCCGAGCCCTACACCTACAAGATCGCCGGCAAGGACGTGCTGATGACCACGCTGTCGACGCCGATCCTGCAGGACGGCGACTACCTCGGCGTGATGACCGTGGACTTCGCCCTGCAGTCGCTGCAGGAACGCATCGCGAAACTCACCCCGATGGATGCCGGCTTCGTCCGCCTGCTCACGCCCGCCGGCGTGGTCATCGCGGACAAGGATGCCGCCTCGGTCGGCAAGCCCTATGCCGGCGCCCACGCTGCCGACGTCATCAAGCAGGTGGGGGCCGGCAAGCCGGTGTTCCGCGAGGCCATCGATGCCGCGGGCGAGACCGTGATGGAAGCCTACGTACCGCTGCAGATCGGCGCCGCGCACGAGCACTTCGCGCTGGGCGTGGTGGTGCCGCGTGCGGTGCTGATGCGCGAAGCGCGCGCCGTGCTCTGGACGGTGGTCGCGGTCGGCGCGCTTGGGGCTGCGCTGCTGTGCGGCGCCGTGTTCTGGTTGCTGCGCCGCCAGGTCGGTGTTCCGCTGGCCCGCGCCGTGCGCGTGGCCGACGATATCGCCAGCGGCAAGCTGGACAGCCAGATCGATGTCGGGCGCGACGACGAGATCGGCACCCTGATGAAGGCCATGCGCAGCATGCAGGGCAACCTGCGCGAGCGCATCGAGCGGGACGCCGTGGTGGCGAAGGAAAGCCTGCGCATCCGCACCGCGCTGGAGGACGTGACCACCAACGTCATGATCGCCGACGCCGACCGCACCATCGTCTACGCCAACCGGCCGCTGATGAAGATGCTGGCCGACGTCGAACAGGACCTCCGGCGCGACCTGCCCGCCTTCGATGTGCGTACCGTCATCGGCAGCAGCATCGACATCTTCCACAAGAAGCCCGAGCACCAGTCGCGCATGCTGGCCCAGTTGCAGGGCACCCATCGCGCGCAGATCAGCGTGGGCGGCCGCATCATGCAGCTGATCATCAACCCCGTGACCGATGGCGAAGGCCAGCGGATCGGCTACGTGGTCGAATGGGCCGACCGCACCAACGAGGTGATGGTCGAACAGGAAGTCACCCGCATCGTGCAGGACGCGGCGCGGGGCGACCTGAGCGGGCGCATCACCGAAACCGGCAAGCAGGGCTTCCTGCTGGCGCTGTCGCAGCAGGTGAATGGCCTGCTGGCGACGATAGCGGGCAGCGTGGACTCGGTTTCCGGCGTACTGCGTTCGCTGTCGAAGGGCGACCTGACCGCGCGCATGGAAGGCGACTTCCACGGCGTGTTCGCCACCATGCGCGATGACGCCAACGCCACCGTCGCCCAGCTGACCGACATCGTCGGCCGCATCCAGGACGCCTCGACCAGCATCAACACCGCCGCCGGCGAAATCGCCTCCGGCAACAGCGACCTGTCGCGCCGCACCGAACAGCAGGCCGCCAACCTGGAAGAAACCGCCGCCTCGATGGAGGAACTGACCTCCACCGTGCGCCAGAACGCCGAGTCCGCCCGCCAGGCCAACCAGTTGGCGATCGGGGCTGCGGGCGTCGCTTCGCAGGGCGGCGAGGTGGTCAGCAAGGTCGTCAGCACCATGACCGACATCGAACAGTCGTCGAAGAAGATCGCCGAGATCATCTCGGTCATCGACGGCATCGCCTTCCAGACCAACATCCTGGCCTTGAATGCCGCGGTGGAAGCCGCCCGCGCCGGTGAGCAGGGCCGTGGCTTCGCCGTGGTCGCATCGGAAGTCCGCACGCTGGCCCAGCGCTCGGCGAATGCGGCCAAGGAGATCAAGGGCCTGATCGAGAACTCGGTGGACAAGGTGGCCGATGGCTCGGCCCTGGTGCACCAGGCCGGCGCGACGATGGGCGAGATCGTCGCCTCGGTGCAGCGCGTGACCGACATCATGGCCGAGATCTCCGCTGCCTCGCAGGAACAGTCGGCCGGCATCGAACAGGTCAACCAGACCATCACCCAGATGGACGAGACCACCCAGCAGAACGCCGCACTGGTCGAAGAAGCCACCGCCGCCGCGCGCAGCATGGAAGAACAGGCACAGGCACTGGCCGAGGCCGTCTCCACCTTCCGGCTGGACGGCCACGGCCGTGTCGCGCGGCTGGTGCACGAGCGCGTCACCCGCATCGCGGCCGGCACCGCGCCGCGGGGCGTTACCGAACCGCATCCGTACTGA
- a CDS encoding Cache 3/Cache 2 fusion domain-containing protein, protein MAVVLTLLAVIVQRQSSRAIEARALGDLDVAAQVMLESIALYDNTLTDATQRMARSFRAALPPGDVSVDAARTTPIGDFEVPELRFGTQAINLDFATVDRFTEATDVVATLFVRQGDDFIRATTSLRNTEDERVIGTALDHKHPAYALILQDKPYTGRARLFGRDYMTHYEPLQDAEGNTIGILFVGQNYGDGLAALKDKLRNTALGEAGYFFVVDIAEGEHHGKLAAHPASQDALYSSVVDADAVPEMKALLAQDHGHAVLDIAPKAGEDAVPALVAVKQFAPWKWALVAVEPRSTVLASSHALTVIILLLSLLALVVIATLAWFGVRRVVSHPLRGAVAIAEAVAAGKLDSRIDTSRHDEVGQLLSAMHHVQTQVVSVIKAQTEMTRRHDDGQISHRIDDSAFPGEYGRMVRDTNTLVASHIAVKMRLVEVMQRYAIGDLSLDMDRLPGEKAVLTQTMDATKASLSAINGEIKRLALAASSGDFSQRGDVDKYQYDFREMIAGLNQLMETTDGNLVEVSELLQAIARGDLTARMEGDFHGVFATMRDDANATVAQLTEIVGGIQMAATSINTAAGEIASGNNDLSRRTEQQAANLEETAASMEELTSTVRQNAESARQANQLAIGAASVASQGGEVVGCVVTTMTDIEQSSKKIAEIISVIDGIAFQTNILALNAAVEAARAGEQGRGFAVVASEVRTLAQRSANAAKEIKGLIENSVDKVAEGSALVNQAGTTMGEIVASVQRVTDIMAEISAASQEQSAGIEQVNQTITQMDETTQQNAALVEEATAAARSMEEQAGALTQSVSVFKLQASASAPIRNAIVAAGAARQVAAPKVAVRKQPTRKPEPALVDGDGEGWQEF, encoded by the coding sequence GTGGCCGTCGTCCTCACCCTCCTCGCTGTGATCGTGCAGCGGCAATCCAGTCGCGCCATCGAGGCGCGTGCACTGGGCGACCTCGACGTCGCGGCGCAGGTGATGCTGGAATCCATCGCCCTGTACGACAACACCCTGACCGACGCCACGCAGCGGATGGCCAGGAGCTTCCGCGCGGCACTGCCTCCGGGCGACGTCTCGGTCGATGCCGCACGCACCACGCCGATCGGCGACTTCGAGGTTCCCGAACTGCGTTTCGGCACGCAGGCGATCAACCTGGACTTCGCCACCGTCGACCGCTTCACCGAGGCCACCGACGTTGTCGCCACTCTCTTCGTGCGCCAGGGCGATGATTTCATCCGTGCCACCACGTCGCTGCGCAACACCGAAGACGAACGCGTCATCGGCACCGCGCTGGACCACAAGCATCCCGCCTACGCCCTGATCCTCCAGGACAAGCCCTACACCGGCCGCGCGCGCCTCTTCGGCCGCGACTACATGACCCACTACGAGCCGCTGCAGGATGCGGAAGGCAACACCATCGGCATCCTGTTCGTCGGCCAGAACTACGGCGACGGCCTCGCGGCGCTGAAGGACAAGCTGCGCAACACGGCGCTGGGCGAAGCGGGCTATTTCTTCGTGGTGGATATCGCCGAAGGCGAGCACCACGGCAAGTTGGCGGCGCATCCCGCCAGCCAGGACGCGCTGTATTCCTCGGTGGTGGACGCCGACGCCGTGCCGGAGATGAAGGCCCTGCTGGCGCAGGACCATGGGCACGCGGTGCTCGACATCGCGCCCAAGGCCGGAGAAGACGCCGTGCCGGCGCTGGTCGCGGTGAAGCAGTTCGCCCCGTGGAAGTGGGCGCTGGTGGCGGTCGAACCGCGTTCCACCGTGCTGGCTTCCAGCCATGCGTTGACGGTCATCATCCTGCTGCTTTCGCTGCTGGCACTGGTGGTCATCGCGACGCTGGCCTGGTTCGGCGTGCGTCGCGTGGTCTCGCACCCGTTGCGCGGCGCCGTCGCCATCGCCGAGGCGGTGGCGGCCGGCAAACTGGACAGCCGCATCGACACCTCGCGCCACGACGAGGTCGGCCAGCTGCTGTCCGCCATGCACCATGTGCAGACCCAGGTGGTCTCCGTGATCAAGGCACAGACCGAGATGACGCGACGACACGACGATGGCCAGATCAGCCACCGCATCGACGACAGCGCGTTCCCGGGCGAGTACGGCCGCATGGTGCGCGACACCAATACGCTGGTGGCCTCGCACATCGCGGTGAAGATGCGCCTTGTTGAAGTGATGCAGCGCTATGCCATCGGCGACCTGTCGCTGGACATGGACCGTCTGCCCGGCGAAAAGGCGGTGCTGACACAGACGATGGACGCCACCAAGGCCAGCCTGTCGGCCATCAACGGCGAGATCAAGCGCCTGGCGCTGGCCGCGTCCTCCGGCGATTTCAGCCAGCGGGGCGATGTCGACAAGTACCAGTACGACTTCCGCGAGATGATCGCGGGACTCAACCAGCTGATGGAGACCACCGACGGCAACCTGGTCGAGGTGTCCGAGCTGCTGCAGGCGATCGCACGCGGCGACCTGACCGCGCGCATGGAAGGCGACTTCCATGGCGTGTTCGCCACCATGCGCGATGACGCCAATGCCACCGTCGCTCAGCTGACCGAGATCGTCGGCGGCATCCAGATGGCGGCCACCAGCATCAACACCGCTGCCGGCGAGATCGCCTCCGGCAACAACGACCTGTCGCGCCGTACCGAGCAGCAGGCGGCCAACCTGGAAGAGACCGCCGCTTCGATGGAGGAACTGACCTCCACCGTGCGCCAGAACGCCGAGTCGGCCCGCCAGGCCAACCAGTTGGCCATCGGTGCAGCATCGGTCGCCTCCCAGGGTGGCGAAGTGGTCGGTTGCGTGGTCACCACGATGACCGACATCGAACAGTCATCGAAGAAGATCGCCGAGATCATCTCGGTCATCGACGGCATCGCCTTCCAGACCAACATCCTGGCGCTCAATGCAGCGGTGGAAGCCGCACGCGCTGGCGAACAAGGCCGCGGCTTCGCGGTGGTCGCATCGGAAGTCCGCACGCTGGCCCAGCGCTCGGCCAATGCGGCCAAGGAGATCAAGGGTCTGATCGAGAACTCGGTGGACAAGGTCGCCGAGGGTTCGGCGCTGGTGAACCAGGCCGGCACGACGATGGGCGAGATCGTCGCCAGCGTGCAGCGCGTGACCGACATCATGGCCGAGATCTCGGCGGCCTCGCAGGAACAGTCGGCCGGCATCGAGCAGGTCAATCAGACCATTACGCAAATGGATGAAACCACCCAGCAGAACGCTGCGCTGGTCGAAGAAGCGACTGCTGCCGCCCGTTCGATGGAAGAACAGGCCGGTGCGCTGACCCAGAGCGTGTCGGTGTTCAAGCTGCAGGCCAGTGCAAGTGCTCCGATCCGCAACGCCATCGTGGCCGCTGGCGCAGCCCGGCAGGTGGCGGCACCCAAAGTTGCAGTCCGCAAACAGCCCACACGCAAACCGGAACCCGCGCTTGTCGACGGAGATGGCGAGGGCTGGCAGGAGTTCTGA
- a CDS encoding methyl-accepting chemotaxis protein, with the protein MFKHLKIGKRLAIGFAVLVLLIVATGAFSAQRMGVAQDVVLDITKKEVPAIRDLGRMATMLAEYRVSERGLVAGYEDPEKVAEYTGELIAGGKAFDELAKAYGAGLSDKQEQALHQEMTARAALYFENSRRLIESVKVGDLTPASGAGDLRQATADAVARMLEAKMKELDQAVAAQETGYSTNIKAIGLLVAVALMLAIAAAVLITRSIVRPMAEVMSVADAVARGQLDRQIIIDDRSELGDLLGSMQRMQTQVKAVIAAQSEMAARHDEGRISYRIDDSAFPGEYGRMVRETNALVAQHIGVKMRAVEVMRRYAVGDLSEDMDRLPGEKIVITEAMDMCKANLSAINGEIKRLATAAASGDFTHRGDVDKYQYDFRDMVEGLNRLMETTDGNLAEVSELLQAIARGDLTARMEGDFHGVFATMRDDANATVAQLTDIVGGIQMAATSINTAAGEIASGNNDLSRRTEQQAANLEETAASMEELTSTVRQNAESARQANQLAIGAASVASQGGDVVGRVVTTMTDIEQSSKKIAEIISVIDGIAFQTNILALNAAVEAARAGEQGRGFAVVASEVRTLAQRSANAAKEIKGLIENSVDKVSDGSKLVNQAGATMAEIVASVQRVTDIMAEISAASQEQSAGIEQVNQTITQMDETTQQNAALVEEATAAARSMEEQAGALTESVSVFKLHATVSTPVRQAIAAAAVAPRQVATPKAVARKPVARKLEPALADGDWQEF; encoded by the coding sequence ATGTTCAAACACCTCAAGATCGGCAAGCGCTTGGCCATAGGCTTCGCCGTGCTCGTTCTGCTCATCGTCGCCACCGGGGCGTTCTCCGCGCAGCGGATGGGGGTGGCCCAGGACGTGGTGCTCGACATCACCAAGAAGGAAGTACCGGCCATCCGCGACCTGGGCCGCATGGCGACCATGCTGGCCGAATACCGCGTCAGCGAGCGCGGCCTGGTCGCCGGCTACGAGGATCCGGAAAAGGTCGCCGAATACACCGGCGAGCTGATCGCGGGTGGCAAGGCCTTCGACGAGCTTGCCAAGGCGTATGGGGCCGGCCTTTCCGACAAGCAGGAGCAGGCCCTGCACCAGGAGATGACGGCAAGGGCCGCGCTGTACTTCGAGAACAGCCGCCGGCTGATCGAGTCGGTCAAGGTCGGCGACCTGACGCCTGCCAGTGGCGCCGGCGACCTGCGCCAGGCCACCGCCGACGCCGTCGCGCGGATGCTGGAAGCGAAGATGAAGGAACTGGACCAGGCCGTGGCGGCCCAGGAAACGGGCTACAGCACCAACATCAAGGCCATCGGCCTGCTGGTGGCGGTGGCCTTGATGCTGGCCATCGCGGCTGCAGTGCTCATCACCCGCTCGATCGTGCGCCCGATGGCCGAGGTCATGAGCGTCGCCGACGCCGTGGCGCGCGGCCAGCTGGATCGCCAGATCATCATCGACGACCGCAGCGAGCTCGGCGACCTGCTCGGCTCCATGCAGCGCATGCAGACGCAGGTGAAGGCGGTCATCGCCGCCCAGAGCGAAATGGCGGCGCGCCATGACGAAGGCCGGATCAGCTACCGCATCGACGACAGCGCCTTCCCCGGCGAGTACGGCCGCATGGTGCGCGAGACCAACGCACTGGTCGCCCAGCATATCGGCGTGAAGATGCGCGCCGTGGAAGTGATGCGCCGCTACGCCGTCGGCGACCTGTCGGAGGACATGGACCGCCTGCCCGGCGAAAAGATCGTCATCACCGAAGCGATGGACATGTGCAAGGCCAATCTGTCGGCGATCAATGGCGAGATCAAGCGTCTGGCTACCGCCGCCGCTTCCGGTGACTTCACCCATCGCGGCGATGTCGACAAGTACCAGTACGACTTCCGCGACATGGTGGAAGGTCTGAACCGCCTGATGGAAACCACCGACGGCAATCTGGCAGAAGTATCCGAACTGCTGCAGGCCATCGCCCGCGGCGACCTGACCGCGCGGATGGAAGGCGACTTCCATGGCGTGTTCGCCACCATGCGCGATGACGCCAACGCCACCGTCGCCCAGCTGACCGACATCGTCGGCGGCATCCAGATGGCGGCCACCAGCATCAACACCGCTGCCGGCGAGATCGCCTCCGGCAACAACGACCTGTCCCGCCGTACCGAGCAGCAGGCGGCCAACCTGGAAGAAACCGCCGCTTCGATGGAGGAACTGACCTCCACCGTGCGCCAGAACGCCGAATCGGCCCGCCAGGCCAACCAGCTCGCCATCGGTGCGGCATCCGTGGCCTCGCAGGGCGGCGATGTGGTCGGTCGCGTGGTCACCACGATGACCGACATCGAACAGTCGTCGAAGAAGATCGCCGAGATCATCTCGGTCATCGACGGCATCGCCTTCCAGACCAACATCCTGGCGCTCAACGCGGCCGTGGAAGCCGCACGCGCTGGCGAACAGGGCCGCGGCTTCGCCGTGGTCGCCTCGGAAGTCCGCACGCTGGCCCAGCGTTCGGCCAATGCCGCGAAGGAGATCAAGGGCCTGATCGAGAATTCGGTGGACAAGGTGTCCGACGGTTCCAAGCTGGTGAACCAGGCCGGCGCGACGATGGCCGAGATCGTCGCCAGCGTGCAGCGCGTGACCGACATCATGGCCGAGATCTCCGCCGCCTCGCAGGAACAGTCGGCCGGCATCGAGCAGGTCAACCAGACCATCACCCAGATGGACGAGACCACCCAGCAGAACGCCGCACTGGTCGAAGAAGCCACCGCCGCCGCCCGTTCGATGGAAGAGCAGGCCGGTGCGCTGACGGAGAGCGTGTCGGTGTTCAAGCTGCATGCCACCGTCAGTACCCCGGTCCGCCAGGCCATTGCAGCGGCGGCGGTCGCACCGCGGCAGGTAGCCACGCCCAAGGCCGTGGCCCGCAAGCCGGTTGCGCGCAAGCTCGAACCTGCCCTCGCCGACGGTGACTGGCAGGAGTTCTGA